A region of Esox lucius isolate fEsoLuc1 chromosome 3, fEsoLuc1.pri, whole genome shotgun sequence DNA encodes the following proteins:
- the LOC105022400 gene encoding protocadherin-8, which produces MGLRGWNWWVLVCTSLAVLPACTQGKTVKYETFEEDAPGTVIGNLAKDISSSPSSGTKTNFRMMKQFNSSFIRLRESDGQLTIGERIDRERICKHTLHCLIAFDVVSFSKEQFKLIHVEVEVKDINDNSPEFPRKESSLEISENTALGTRIPLDFAVDEDVGLNYIQSYQISVNSHFTIDVLSRADGVKYAELVLMKELDRETQASFALELVAMDGGNPARTGTTHINVKVKDYNDNSPVFDRNGFSVELPEDAPVGFLLLDLNAEDPDEGLNGEVVYGFGKQVPIEIRELFRVDRKTGRLTLESPVDFESKKTYEFDVQATDLGPNPSPTICKIVVQVKDVNDNAPEISITPMTSITAGIAYITEAAARESFVALVSTSDKDSGANGQVHCTLYGHDHFRLQQAYEDSFMIVSTSPLDREKIPEYNLTVVAEDLGSPPFRTITQYTIRLTDENDNAPVFSKPVYEVAVVENNAPGAYITTVVARDMDLGSNGKVSYKLADTYVMGSPVSTFVSLDPASGSLYALRSFNYEVMKQLELRITASDSGSPPLSGTASIHVRIVDQNDNAPVINQPALNNGSAEVLLPRDAPSGYVITRLEARDADEGVNAELSYRLASGEASVFSVNKATGEVYLNRVISHNVDETLRVTVTVSDNGRPALTTTATLHFLIIAGAPPSDRTVYRTDSGEVGEHAQWDLSVVIIVVLAGSCTLLLLAIILIATTCNRRKRDKTGDDTDSYGEKEILERGKNNSDNQLLPLHRTVEGFEAHTFSTQPGFTSGHTGNSDLCSASEDGSEAPCVYEPDNKPKGYSTLPGYGNGYNNGKEAVRPITIWKGNSYTTISARDPAFSGKDSGKGDSDFNDSDSDISGTDLKKEGVPVPPMGGQSGLWACTSECKILGHSDRCWSPSAVRANTGPSPVPTPTSHTLSSFNSLSKTASLPRDTLRRDNYYQAHIPKTTGLQSVYEKVLHTEYDYVMVTPPRPIRVQEITEIPIPVYNPITTRCPSNEV; this is translated from the exons ATGGGTCTGAGAGGGTGGAACTGGTGGGTGCTGGTATGCACCTCACTTGCTGTCCTGCCCGCTTGCACGCAGGGAAAGACGGTGAAGTATGAGACATTTGAGGAGGATGCCCCGGGTACTGTCATCGGAAACTTGGCCAAGGACATTTCATCCAGCCCCTCCTCGGGAACCAAGACGAATTTCAGGATGATGAAGCAGTTCAACTCTTCCTTTATCCGTTTGAGGGAGAGCGACGGACAGCTGACAATTGGAGAGAGAATTGACCGAGAGAGAATCTGCAAACACACCCTTCACTGCCTCATTGCATTTGATGTGGTCAGCTTCTCCAAAGAACAGTTCAAACTCATCCACGTCGAGGTGGAGGTCAAGGACATCAACGACAATTCCCCCGAGTTTCCCCGGAAAGAGTCGAGTCTGGAGATCTCAGAAAACACGGCTTTGGGCACTCGGATCCCGTTAGACTTCGCTGTGGATGAGGACGTAGGTTTGAATTACATCCAGAGCTACCAGATCTCCGTTAACAGTCACTTTACCATTGACGTGCTCAGCAGAGCCGACGGGGTTAAATATGCGGAGCTGGTGCTGATGAAGGAGCTGGACCGCGAGACTCAGGCTTCCTTTGCGCTCGAGCTGGTTGCTATGGATGGTGGCAACCCAGCCCGCACAGGAACGACGCACATCAACGTCAAGGTGAAAGACTACAATGACAACAGCCCGGTATTCGACAGGAACGGTTTCTCAGTGGAACTCCCTGAAGACGCACCGGTCGGGTTTCTCTTACTGGACCTGAACGCAGAGGACCCAGACGAGGGGCTGAACGGGGAGGTAGTGTATGGGTTCGGCAAGCAAGTGCCAATAGAGATTCGAGAACTTTTCAGAGTTGACCGCAAAACCGGACGACTGACCCTAGAGAGCCCTGTTGATTTTGAGAGCAAGAAAACGTACGAATTCGACGTCCAGGCTACGGATCTGGGTCCGAACCCAAGCCCGACTATCTGTAAGATAGTGGTGCAAGTCAAGGACGTTAACGATAACGCGCCAGAGATCTCCATTACTCCTATGACCTCAATAACGGCTGGAATCGCATATATCACTGAGGCTGCTGCTCGAGAGAGTTTTGTAGCTCTGGTCAGCACCTCGGACAAGGACTCTGGCGCAAACGGACAAGTGCACTGCACGCTATATGGCCACGACCACTTCAGGTTGCAGCAGGCATATGAGGACAGCTTCATGATCGTAAGCACGAGCCCGTTGGACCGGGAGAAGATCCCTGAGTATAATTTAACTGTGGTGGCAGAGGACTTGGGTTCCCCACCGTTCAGAACCATCACCCAGTACACCATCAGGTTAACAGACGAGAATGACAATGCCCCTGTTTTCAGTAAACCGGTGTATGAAGTGGCTGTGGTGGAGAATAACGCACCGGGCGCATACATCACCACTGTAGTCGCTAGGGACATGGACTTGGGCAGCAACGGGAAGGTTAGCTACAAACTCGCTGACACTTACGTCATGGGCTCCCCTGTGTCGACGTTTGTCTCCCTGGACCCCGCGAGCGGCTCTCTTTATGCACTTAGGAGCTTCAACTATGAAGTCATGAAACAGCTTGAACTACGAATCACAGCCAGCGACAGTGGGTCCCCGCCCCTCAGCGGAACCGCGAGCATTCACGTCAGGATAGTGGACCAGAATGACAACGCGCCTGTCATCAACCAGCCCGCGCTCAATAATGGGTCCGCAGAGGTTCTTCTACCCCGGGATGCTCCTTCAGGCTATGTCATCACCCGGTTGGAGGCGCGAGATGCTGATGAGGGAGTGAACGCAGAGTTGTCCTACCGACTGGCCTCTGGCGAGGCATCCGTCTTCTCCGTTAACAAAGCCACAGGGGAGGTCTACCTCAATCGCGTGATTAGCCACAACGTGGATGAGACCCTACGCGTGACGGTCACGGTGAGTGACAACGGAAGACCTGCACTTACCACCACCGCCACGCTTCACTTCCTCATCATTGCGGGCGCCCCGCCGAGCGACAGGACGGTGTACCGCACAGACAGCGGAGAGGTGGGGGAGCACGCACAATGGGACCTGTCGGTGGTGATTATCGTCGTCCTGGCGGGTAGCTGCACGCTGCTGCTGTTAGCCATCATCCTCATCGCCACCACCTGCAATCGGCGGAAACGGGACAAGACTGGAGATGACACCGACTCCTATGGAGAGAAGGAGATCTTGGAAAGAGGCAAAAACAACAGCGACAACCAGCTACTACCGCTCCACCGAACCGTAGAAGGGTTTGAAGCCCACACGTTCTCCACTCAGCCGGGTTTTACCAGCGGACACACGGGTAACAGCGACTTATGCTCCGCTTCGGAGGATGGGAGCGAGGCACCATGCGTCTATGAACCAGATAACAAACCCAAG GGCTACTCTACTCTGCCAGGCTACGGTAACGGCTACAATAACGGTAAAGAGGCAGTCAGACCAATCACCATCTGGAAGGGCAACTCATACACAACCATCTCAGCGAGAGACCCCGCGTTCAGCGGGAAGGATAGCGGAAAAGGTGATAGTGACTTTAATGACAGTGACAGTGACATCAGTGGTACCGACCTGAAGAAGGAGGGCGTTCCAGTACCCCCAATGGGCGGCCAGAGTG GTCTATGGGCGTGCACCAGTGAGTGTAAGATTCTGGGACACTCTGACCGCTGCTGGAGCCCCTCGGCTGTCCGCGCTAACACTGGCCCCTCGCCGGTCCCCACACCCACCAGCCATACCCTCTCCTCTTTCAACAGTCTCTCCAAGACTGCGTCGTTACCCCGAGACACGCTCCGAAGGGACAACTATTATCAAGCTCATATTCCCAAAACAACGGGCCTGCAGAGTGTGTATGAGAAGGTTCTGCATACAGAATATGACTATGTCATGGTCACTCCTCCCAGACCCATTAGAGTTCAGGAAATCACTGAAATCCCTATCCCAGTTTACAATCCCATCACCACACGTTGTCCCAGTAATGAAGTCTAA